In Phycisphaerae bacterium RAS2, the DNA window ATTCAAGAACAAGGAAAACTGGCTCTTCCTCGGGCGCGGCTGCAACTATCCCACGGCGCTGGAGGGCGCGCTGAAGCTCAAGGAAATCTCCTACATCCACGCCGAAGGCATGCCGGCCGCCGAAATGAAGCACGGCCCCATCGCGCTCATCACCGAGGACATGCCCGTCGTGTTCATCGCGACGAAGAACAGCCAGTACGAGAAGGTCATAACGAACATCGAGGAAGTGCGAGCGCGAAAAGGCCGCGTCATCGCCGTCGCAACCGAGGGCGACACCGAGATCAAGCGCCTCGCCGAGCACGTCTTTTATGTGCCCGACGTGCCGGAGCTGCTTCAGCCGATCGTCTGTGTTGTCCCGCTGCAACTGCTGGCGTACCACGCGGCGGTGTTGCGCGGCTGCGACGTGGACAAGCCGCGAAACCTCGCCAAGAGCGTGACGGTGGAGTGACTCACCGCTTTTCGGCGAGGCTCAATCTTCGATTGTCTGCCGCGGCGGATCTGCAACTTGTGCAATCGGATTGTTAAGTCGCCTTTCCATCAAGAGCAATCCCGGAGAATTCGAAACCAACATGTCCCTTCTCGTCACCGGAACCATCGGCATCGACACCGTTGAAACTCCCCACGGCAAAGCCGCTGACGTGCTCGGCGGGTCAGCCGTTTACTTCTCCTTCGCAGCGAGCCTGCTTTCGCCCGTCCGCCTTGTCGGCGCGGTCGGCGATGATTTCCCGGATGCCTTTCGGGCCATGTTCGCGGGCAAGCCGATCGACACGTCGGGACTGGAGACGCGGGCCGGCTCGAAAACGTTTCGCTGGGCCGGCAAGTATGTCGGCGACATGAACAGCGCCCAGACGCTTCGCACCGACCTGAACATCGTCGCCGAGGCCCCGCCCAAAATCCCCGAGCCATTTCGGGATTCGAAGTTCGTCTTTCTCGCCAACACGCACCCGGCCGTCCAGCGCGAGTTCGTCTCGCAGCTTCGCAAGCCGGAGCTGATCGTCTGCGACACGATGAACCTGTGGATCGACACGGCGCGGGATGACCTACTCAAGACCTTCCAATGCGTGCACGGCGTCATCTTCAACGACGGCGAGGCACGACTGCTGACCGGCAAGACAAGCGTGCTCGATGCCGGGCGCGACGTTCTCGCGATGGGGCCGAAACTGGTGGTGATCAAGAAGGGTGAGCACGGCGCGGTCGCGATGACACGCGACGATTTCATCGTTCTGCCGGCCTACCCGACCGACCGCGTGAAGGACCCGACCGGCGCGGGCGACAGTTTCGCCGGCGGACTCATGGGCTACCTCGCCTCGACCGGCCGCACCGATCACGCCGCATTGAAGGCCGCCATGGCGCATGGCGCCTGCGCGGCGTCGATTACGATTGAGGCCTTTTCGCTTGATGCGATTCGCGCGGCCGCGCCCGCCGAACTCAAGCAGCGGTTGGAGCGCCTGCGGAAGATGCTCACGATCGAATAGCGCAACGCGCCCCCGTTGCAATGCGCGACGCCAGAACGTCACTCCTGATCCGATTCGTCCGTCGGCGGCGCCTCGATCGCG includes these proteins:
- the ydjH gene encoding putative sugar kinase YdjH → MSLLVTGTIGIDTVETPHGKAADVLGGSAVYFSFAASLLSPVRLVGAVGDDFPDAFRAMFAGKPIDTSGLETRAGSKTFRWAGKYVGDMNSAQTLRTDLNIVAEAPPKIPEPFRDSKFVFLANTHPAVQREFVSQLRKPELIVCDTMNLWIDTARDDLLKTFQCVHGVIFNDGEARLLTGKTSVLDAGRDVLAMGPKLVVIKKGEHGAVAMTRDDFIVLPAYPTDRVKDPTGAGDSFAGGLMGYLASTGRTDHAALKAAMAHGACAASITIEAFSLDAIRAAAPAELKQRLERLRKMLTIE